The nucleotide window GGAACTTTTTGAGTGAATAATTTTTACATGATAATTTTGGACTTAATGCTGGAGTGGATTAAGACTGATGGGGATGTTGGAAAGGGCTGAATGTATTTGGCACCTCAGATAGATGTGAATAttgggaagcagagagcagactACACTGGGTTGAACAGTGTCCTCCAAAAATTCTGAAGTACCCAGAACTTGAGGCAGCTTAACTTAGAGTCTTTGCATAGctgatcaagttaagatgagatcatacttTATTAGGGCAGGCATTAAATCCAGtaactggtgtccttgtaaggagagggagatttgaacaaacacagaaacacacacagggATGAAGTCCATGTGAAAACAGAGGCAGAAATTGTAGCGATGTAGCCACTAGCCAAGGGATAAGAATTTCCAGGAACCaacagaagctaggaagaggtaAGTATGGATTCTTCCACAGAGAGGTAGCATGGCCTTACAAAGACCTTGACTTCAAATTTCTAGCCTCAagaactgttaaaaaataaatctctgttgttttaaatcaccTAGCTTGTGggactttgttatagcagccctacaaatcaaaaccaaaaaaagatgcaaatctttaaaatacttcatGTTAACAATTTGActcacaaaacattttctttcagtggtgggaataaacacacacacacacacacacacacacacacacatatatattaaccTGAAATCAATTAATGAACCCTTATACCATGCTCTTCCCATTTCTTAGTACATTTCTTGAGAAATATAGTCATTCACAAAAGACTTGTCAGATTCTCACCTCTTCTGAgagaatttgaaaatacatattttctgtgAGTGAAAATAACTCCAttcatttttacaaaaagcaaTAGAGAACATGTCCTAATATAACAAATTATGAAATGCTTGTAATTTCACTACAGTATTAAAGATATAAAGCTGAGctgtctttcttttccctttttcctctttctctcctccaaaTTGTCAGGGTTTATTACTAAAGTTAAGTTTTTTAAGACTGGGAAATGTAGGTGAGGGGCTGAGGAAGGCAGGGTGTGCTGCATGCTTCAAAGGTGTCagtgaaataaaagacaaaggctGCGGCAATGTTCCAGCTAGAGGAGactaaatagaaacaaaatctaaagaaaatataCCTGAATCTAGAATGGATTTTgtataggaaagtttaaaaaataagttttaaggaCATTATTTGTCAATTTGTTAACAAACTCACAAGGGGAGAGGGGTTCAATGTTTCTCACCACACAGAAAACCATTTACTGAGACAACAATAAGGACGAAAAGATTTATTCCAGTGGAAGCATCacctgggaggtgggaggcaTGAAGTGCTACAAATCCACCTTCCTGACCAGTAggatggggggggcggggggggaggttCTACAGgcaaaatgaataatgcatgagagGAATAAGGATCATTAAgtgtttggggtggagtgcaggcCATGCAAGCAGagtgagaaatcatgctagtacATATGTCCCATGATCAAAAACTGACATATAAGTCCCTCCCAGggtggggattttagtattataatgagcTAGGGGTTAATATTGGTCTTTATTTCAGCCTTGTGTGCAGGCTCAGTGGATTGTTGGGCATGATCTGCGGTGGAATATCACTTGTCTCCTCCAAACAGATGGTGTGAGGCCTTGTAGTTATCTCAAGGAGGTTCTGCCATTTCCGGGAAAGAAGTTCAAAAGGGAAAGcatcagtgcaacagaaagttacaaagttctggtcaggaAATCTTAactggcctgggaacttgaaacataagaaaactaaatggaaaaaacaaactattAGAAAAAGGTTTCTTGCTCATGGAGCCAGTTACAAATTGACAAAAATGTAATACACATATATTATCTGTAactattgtatcaatgttaaatttgcTGCTTGTATATGCCAGAGTACTGATTTTAGCTCCAAATTGAATTTTTGAAGGCTTTAAATgttcatgaaaaacaaatttacttCCAGTAGATATGAgggtcaataaataaataatttaccaaAACATTGccaaaatttactttaaaaattatgttgacATTAAATTTACTAAAGTTGATATATAAGAAAATGCTCTCTTATGAAATACACATtacagggagaaggggaggaggaaaggaggttAGAATAAATCTAATAATGGAGTGAACTGTTAATGGAGGGTAACCCTGGGTAAAGGGTAGGGGGAATTCATTGATCTAATCTTATCTATTAAGGTAACTCTCAGCACAGCTGCAGAGGCAGTGTCTGTGGCCCTACTTTCCAACCTAGAGCGCCTGCACGGGCTGAgacaccaccccccccccacacgcccctccccaccccgccccttctgtccctccctctttgcctttctcctcccccccacccctcccccgtcCCCATGGGATGCGCTGTGCTGCCTTGTCAACGCGGCTTCAGTGACCTCACAGTGCAGATCCCCGCGGGTCGCTGGCCCCCGATGTGGGCTGCAGGGGCAAGCGGCTGGGGCAAGCGGCAGGGGCGGGCGGCCGGGGTAGGCTGCCTGGAGCAAGAGCAGTGGCGTCTCCGGGTGGCAGTGTCTCCGGGCAGCGCGGCCTGCAGGCAGCGGAATCTCCAGCTCTGGACAGCGTGGCGGCGGTGGTGCCGTGAGCCATAGGTGTCCTGCAGCCCATCGGGTGTACTGGAGTGCCTGAAGCCCCTCTTCCTCGGTTCCTCTTTCTGCCCCTGTCTGCCTCCCTTGATGCCCCCTGACCTCAGAGCTGGCCTTTAGCCCGCCCATCTGCTGACCCAGCTGCTCGCCGCTCCTCCCACCCCGGGGTCTCTGCCGCCACCCTCCaccaggccccaggccctgcaCCCAGTATTGGCCTCCACGTATTGCGGACTATGGCCCTAAAGCGCCTCCACAAGGAGCTCCTCGACCTGGTCCACGACCCCCCGGCCCAGTGCTCAGCAGGGCCGGTGGGGGACGATATGCTCCACTGGCAGGGGGCCATAATGGGGCCCAAAGACAGCCCCTACCAAGGAGGGGTCTTCTTCCTAACCATCCAGTTTCCATCTGATTACCCCTTCAAACCACCCAAGGTTGCATTCACCACCCGAATTTACCATCCGAACATTAACAGAAATGGAAGCATCTGTCTGGACATCCTTAGATCCGAGTGGTCACCAGCACTAACTGTCTCCAAAGTGTTGTTATCCATCTGTTCCATGTTGTGCGACCCCAACCCAGACGATCCTTTGGTTCCGGAGATTGCGACGATCTACAGAAAGGATAGGGGAAAGTATGAAAGAATAGCTAGAGAATGGACTGAGAAATATGCCATGtgacttcaaaataaataataccatcGCCTTAATAATAAAGCTTAAGTGGCAGTTCAATTAATTGGTTGTTCTTAGATTACTGTCAAGCAACGTCTGCCCCAACCTTATGGGCACACATTGTACACCTTTCATAACAGGGCCTGTGTAGAGAGGGGCagaaggggtgggggtgcagaTGGTGGGGGTAGGTAAGaggaggggtgtggggtgggtgAAGGTGGCAAGGTGGGGAGTGGGGTTGAtgtatggggtggggggaggggaagtgtgAGAGACCAGTTTTAATATAGTTTTGAccaaaagatttatttattgatttagaaTTCGAAAACAAAGCAAGAACAATGGGTCAGTGGCTTCAGGACAAGAAGGAGAGCACTTCCACCAaccagaggaaaatttataatgTAGAGTCTTTTAAACTGACAACGGTTAGGAAAAGCTAAGTGAAATTACATATCAGAAGCACCTGTGTcttcagatgttttcattttgacCAAGAATAATCTTAACTGGTATCTTCTACTTTAAGGTCCAGATTTTAAGAGGCCAAAAATGAAATGGGCCCAGCAcgctttggggggtggggggaagggatgggtgtatacctacatgatcagtgcaatgtgcactgtctggagaatggacatgcttgaggttcagactcagggggatggaggggcatgggcaatatatataacctgaacttttgtacccccacaataagctgaaataaaaaaaagaaataaagaaaataaataaataaataaataaaaaggaaaaaaatgaaatggattaggaattgttacaaaataaaatgtgttttgtttccAACCTTCCACTCCTTCAACCCCCACCATTTTGCCCTCTCAGCCTCTCTCTCCTACTCTCTAGGTTGGGTTGTGTGTGGCTTCTCAGGACATACCTATAGCTCTAATGTCTCTTATGTTTCCTCAAGAACCATGTAAGATCTGAGATTTTACCCAGCTTGTGCCTACAAATTAGCTTGTCATAGTTTGGTGGAGACTGGCAGAATGACAGACTCTTGGGCAAGAGACAAAGGCCTTGATTAGTCATGGCACAGCACACAGCCTGAGCTTCACTGAGGTCAGTTCCCCTTGCCTCCCAAGTCCCAAGGGGGAGATGTGGAGCAGACCAAGTGGGTGCTGCACACACAGTGAGTTTGGGTCACAGCTAAGCAAACCTCAGCTTAGGAACCCTCCAATCTTTGAAAGGGGTCTGCTAGGAAGCCTGGCCACCttttgactgtgtgtgtgtgtgtgtgtgtgtgagagagagagagacagacagaaaaggTTTATATTAGCCCAGTCAGGAACTGGAGGGACCTCTGTCTTTCAAGGGCATTTATTATacaatcatatctcaataaagctgtttttaaaagaaaaagagggaaaaaaagatggcaaagtggtggtgacctcctggattcatgctcccagagaggaaggcatggatctcggcctgccacaatgctagaggttcgctcccccacaagaacggtggtgtgaatccacggagaatcagcgtgggacacagagaggcaagaaaagtctgaggtgaacgggaaataagatCGCGAAAATCTGCAGAGTGGGGGATGGACAATAGAGAGGagggcagctccctcccctagtccgtggaGCCCCATTGGGAGCTCTGCCTTTgcgtgaacactgagtgcttcaccagtcacgagagagtggagcatggaccttgcagacattggggtgggtgGACCATCGTCCccaggagctgcagcagctggggcactgggtgaagGAGAGCGCCGCTccctccccctagccactgtCTTTCCCACAGAGAGAGGTGGAAACCACCTCAGGAGAGGAAGAGGCGCAGctccccagcggaggtagcaaaatactgaacaacacgcgaagggctccacctagtgacagaggaggcagcttacctgggcTGCTACACTGCCTAAGATCAGCGCGCATGGCgtgcctctatccagactaaagctgaaagaagggatcttaattcatccagatgggaagggctcagaaaagaactctgggagtatacagaatcaagctgaaaccttgccctaAAAGAGGATTACCAGTTCTCCACcgattgacacaaaccagattcaaaatagcaacatgtcacaggaagaatttcaaacatggatcataaataagctgaacattatacaagaaaaaatgggtAACCAGCACAAAggaaccacaaaaaagatccaggacttggaagaaaaattcactaaggaaattgaaatattgaagaaaaatcaaactgaacacctggaaatgaagaatttactcagggagttacaaaacacagtggaaagtctcaagagcagggtagataaaacagaagaaagaatctcagagatcgaagataacactttccaattaaataagtcagtcacagagatagaacaaagaaacaagagaaaagaccagagtctacaagaaatgtgggattatgtgaagaagcctaacgtgagagttatcaacattcctgagagtgaagaagacaataagcaagggttggataagctatttgaagatataattgaggaaaatttcccaggccttgccaaatctctagatatacaggttcaagaagctcaaagaagcCCTGGGAAATTCATatcaaataggaagacaccacgtcatgcagttatcagactgaccaaaatatctactaaagaggcccttcttcaagctgtaaggagaaagaaacaagtaacatacaaaggaaagtccatatgaatcatgccagatttctcaactgaaaccttacaagcaagaagagattggggccccattctcactcttctgaaacagaataatgcccagcctagaatcttgtacccagctaagctcagttttatatagaaggtgaaattaagacattctcagataaacaaaaactcagagaattcaccaagaccagaccagctctccaagaagtactcaaaacagagttacacacagaccagcacaagaaagacccacgaatgtaaaactactcaagagataaagataaaaacctggttatcacaatggctcaagagagaaaacagatcaatgaaattcaacccaacatgaggaacagaaatctgtctcacttatcagttctctcattaaatgtgaatggattgaattccccactcaagagacatagactggcccaatggataaaaaaatataagccaagtatctgctatcttcaggaaactcatctaacctgcaaggatgcatttagactgaaaataaaagggtggaaattgatatttcaagcaaatggaagccaaaagaaagctgtcatggtggttttaatctctgataacttagtttttaaatcaacaaaagtaatgaaacacaaagatggttactatatactggtaaagggtacaattcaacaagaagatataactgTACTTCATATATATGCAcgcaacttaggtgcacccagattcataaagcaaaccctacttgatctgaaccaaatgatagatagcAATACtttaatagctggagactttaacacactgctgacagtacaggacagatccccaaacaaaaaataaacaaagaaataatggacttaaatagaatgctagaacaaatgggcctgacggacatctacaggacattctaccccaaaaccactgaatatactttcttctcatcagctcatgggacattctccaagattgaccatatcctaggacataaagcatgtcttaaaaaaattaaataaatagaaattataccatgcatcttctcagatcacagtggaataaaagtaacaatgaaccctaaaagaaattctcatttctactcaaagtcatggaggTTAAACAATCTTCTCCTGAacgatcattttataaatgaagaaataaattcagaaatcaaaagatcctttgaattaaatgacaaaggagacacaacttctcaaaatctgtgggacacagctaaagcagtcctgagaggaaaatttattttcataaatgcctataccaaaaaggcagaaaacttataaatagacaatctaatgaatagactcaaagagctgaagaaggaagaacacattgaccccaaacccagcagaaggagagaaattattaagattaaatcagaactaaatgaaaagggcaacaaacaaaccataagggagattaataaaacaaaaagttggttctttggaaaaataagcaaaattgacatacctctggctagactaaccaagagcagaaaagaaaaaactctaataacctccatcaggaacatgaaaggagaaatcacgactgatgccacagagataaatgatatcatctatgaattctacaaaaatatttatgcacacaaattagaaaatctggaagaaatggacaaatttttagaaacacacagccttcccaggatcaaccaggaaaaaatagaattcctgaatagaccaatatctagatctgaaatcaaaacagcaataaaaaacattcccaaaaagaaaagccctggaccagatgggttcacacctgaattttaccatacctacaaagaagaactggtgcccatacTACATAAACAATTCTCCAGtattgagaaggatgggattctccccaacattttttaccaagccaacataatcctgataccaaaaccagggaagtatgcaacaaaaaaagaaaactacagaccaatattccttatgaatatagatgcaaaaattctcaataaaatcctagcaaatcgaatccaagtgcttatcaaaaaaataatccatcacgaccaagtgggcttcatcccagagatgcagggatggtttaacatattcaaatctataaatgtaattaaccacataaatagaaacaaaagtaaagattatatgatcctctcaatagatgcagaaaaagcatttgacataattcaatacccttttatgataaaaatacttaacaaaagaggcatagatggggcctatctaaaaatgatacaatccatatatgacaaacccacagccaacatcatactgaaaggggaaaaactgaaagcattcccactttgaaatggaaccagacaaggctgcctactgtccccattacttttcaacatagtattggaagtccttgcgagagctatcaggcaagagagcagaatcaagggagtccaaataggaaCAGAAGacatcaaactctcactctttgctgatgatatgatgttatgtctagaaaaccccaaggattcaaccaagagactcctggaattgatcaaggaattcagtaaagtctcaggatacaaaatccatacacacaaatcagaggcattcatatatgccaatgacAGTAAAATgcagaaccaaattaaggactcaatacccttcaaaatagcaacaaagaaaataaaatacctaggaatatgtttaactaaggaggtaaaggacctttatagggagaactatgaaacactaaggaaggaaatcgcagaacatataaataggtggaaaaccataccatgctcatggatcggtagtatcaacattgttaaaatgtctatactacccaaagttatctacagattcaatggaatgcctatta belongs to Eulemur rufifrons isolate Redbay chromosome 30, OSU_ERuf_1, whole genome shotgun sequence and includes:
- the LOC138378364 gene encoding ubiquitin-conjugating enzyme E2 D2-like, which encodes MALKRLHKELLDLVHDPPAQCSAGPVGDDMLHWQGAIMGPKDSPYQGGVFFLTIQFPSDYPFKPPKVAFTTRIYHPNINRNGSICLDILRSEWSPALTVSKVLLSICSMLCDPNPDDPLVPEIATIYRKDRGKYERIAREWTEKYAM